A region from the Methanomassiliicoccales archaeon genome encodes:
- a CDS encoding ATP cone domain-containing protein, whose translation MRVVKRSGEIEDYDPRKAINAILRVGISRDDAESILESLKPYLYDGMTTEELYRRIRALLPSCQAMKYSLKKAIMLMGPDGHAFETLMGRVFRELGYQVELRQILKGRCVTHEVDVVILKDGIKGTVECKFHNSLGIKSSIQEALYTWGRFQDLKDINGVTVPWLVTNTKFSSDVVRYAKCVGMNLIGWNYPDDNGLEKLVQKVEIYPITILDIKRMEQRALLDHHFVICQDILERRSELLSILSREAGERIIRKAEDFRECAKR comes from the coding sequence ATGCGAGTGGTGAAAAGGTCCGGGGAGATCGAAGATTACGATCCTCGTAAGGCCATCAACGCCATATTGAGAGTGGGGATCTCCCGGGATGACGCGGAAAGCATCCTAGAGTCCCTAAAACCATACCTGTACGACGGCATGACCACCGAGGAGCTCTACCGGCGCATAAGAGCACTTCTCCCCTCCTGCCAAGCGATGAAGTACTCGCTAAAGAAGGCCATAATGCTCATGGGACCGGACGGTCACGCCTTCGAAACGCTCATGGGCCGGGTGTTCCGCGAACTTGGCTATCAGGTCGAACTGCGACAGATCCTTAAAGGCCGCTGCGTCACTCACGAGGTGGACGTGGTCATCCTCAAGGATGGTATCAAGGGCACCGTGGAGTGCAAGTTCCACAACTCTCTGGGGATCAAGTCCAGCATACAGGAGGCCCTGTACACCTGGGGACGTTTCCAGGACCTCAAGGACATCAATGGGGTCACCGTCCCCTGGCTGGTGACCAACACCAAGTTCTCCTCCGACGTGGTCCGCTACGCCAAGTGCGTAGGCATGAACCTCATCGGTTGGAACTATCCCGATGACAATGGACTGGAGAAGCTGGTGCAGAAGGTCGAGATCTATCCGATAACCATCCTGGACATCAAGAGAATGGAGCAGCGGGCATTGCTCGATCACCATTTTGTCATATGCCAAGATATCCTGGAGAGGAGGTCTGAGCTGTTATCGATCCTATCCCGGGAGGCGGGGGAGCGCATCATCAGGAAGGCGGAAGATTTCCGGGAGTGCGCGAAAAGATGA